The following nucleotide sequence is from Sandaracinaceae bacterium.
GGATGCGGCAGCGGATGCGGATGCGGCAGCGGGTGCGGATGCGGCAGCGGGTGCGGGTGCGGACTCGGCAGCGGCAGCGGACTCGGCAGCGGCAGCGGACTCGGCAGCGGCAGCGGACGCGGCAGCGGACTCGGCAGCGGCAGCGGACTCGGCAGCGGACTCGGCAGCGGCAGCGGACTCGGCAGCGGATGCGGATGCGGACGCCGGCGCGGCAGCAGCAAGCTCGGGAGTGGACGCGGGACGGATCCTGGGCCGTCTTGCCGGCGCCCGTTCGGGGCCTGCCTCCAGCCCCCCCGCCGCCCCCCGACGCGGCGCGGCCACGCGGCCCCTCGGCGCGGTCTCGCCCGCGGATCTCGACGCCACCCGGGAGACCCAGCGACGCCCCGCGCCACCCGCGGTGCGCGTCCTGGAGACCGCCTTCCCCGAGGCTCTCTCCCGTGTGGTCCCTTTCCTCCTGCGCCCCCCGCAGGACGGCGAGCCGATCCTCCGCTGGGTGACCGGTCTCCCTGTCCCGGTGGCCTATCGGCTCGAGGGCGAGAGCGGGCTCGTCCTGCTCGGCGCCGACGCGCTGCAGGGCCTCAAGACCTCTCGCAACGCGCTCCACGAGACCGCGCTCGAGCACGTCCGGCGTCGCCTGCCGCCCGGCTTCGCGCCGGGGCGCGCCCCGGCCTACCTGGACGACGGCGTCCCTGCCCTCCTGCTGCTCCCGGAACTGGTGCCGGACGGTGAGAGCTGGCTCGCGATCGCGCAGCCCGACGGCGCGCTGGTGGTGGTGCGCGAGGGCACGGACCGCACCGAGCGCGACCTCGCGCGACTCCGCGCCGAGCTGGAGGGCGGCCTCTTCGACGCGCCGGTGCGCGTGCGGCGGAGCGGCTTCGAGCCGGCCGAGTGGCCGACGGGGGGCGCGCGATGAGCCGCTTCCTGCGATGGCTCCTGCCGGTCGGCTGGACCCTCTTCTTCCTCGTGCCGACCACATACGTCGTCGTGTGGCTCGTCGAGGCGCGCTTCGAGGTGCCGATCGACGCCGAGAGCTTCCGCTTCGAGCGCCCGTGGGCGTGGCTCCTGCTTCCCGCCGCGCTGCTCGTGCTCGTCGCGCGCGGCTATCTCCACGAGCAGCGAGCGCCGCGCATGAAGCTCTCGCGCGTGCACGACCTCGCGCTGATCGGCCGCCGCGGATGGCGGACGTGGATCAAGCACGCGCCGACCGGGCTGCGGGTCACCGCGATCACCCTCTTCGTCGTGGCGCTGATGGGCCCGCAGAGCATTCACGCCCGCGACACGGCCGACATCGAGGGCATCGACATCGTGCTCACGCTCGATCTCTCCCTCTCGATGCAGGCGAGCGACATCCGGCCGAACCGCTTCGAGGCGACGAAGCAGGTGGTCGACGAGTTCCTGCAGCGGCGCCCGAACGATCGGATCGCGGCCGTCGTGTTCGGGCGTGACGCCTACACCTTGATGCCGCTGACCACGGACAAGGAGGCGCTCCGCGGCGCGATCGGCGAGCTCGATCTCGGCATGATCGACGGGCGGGGCACGGCCATCGGCAACGCGGTCGGGACGGCGCTGAACCGGCTGCGCGACAGCGAGGCGGCGAGCCGGGTCGTGATCCTCCTGACGGATGGCGACTCGAACAGCGGCAACGTCTCGCCCGAGCAGGCCGCCGACATCGCGCGCACCCTGCCCCACCCGCTCGGCAACGAGGGGCCCGACGGCGAGGACCGGCAGGGCGTCAAGATCTACACCATCCTCATGGGGCGCAGCGCCGACGCGCGGACCCAGCGGGGACAGGACATCTTCGGCCAGCCCGTCTGGGACACCGGGAGCTTCCCGATCAACCCGGAGCTCCTGCAGGAGATGGCCGAGACCACCGGCGGCGAGCACTTCACGGTGAGCGACCGCGAGGGGCTCGAGCGCTCCTTCCACGCCATCCTCGATCGGCTGGAGCGCACGGAGATCGAGGACGCGGGGCGGGTCTACGGCGAGCTGTTCCCCGCGTTCCTGTGGCCCGCGCTCGCCTTGCTCATCCTGGAGCTGTTGCTCGGCTCGCTCGTGCTCCGGAGGTGGCCGTGACCTGGCAGCACGGAGACCTGCTCTGGCTCCTCCTGGCGGTGCCCTTCCTGGCGGGGCTGCCGCTCTTCGCGTGGTGGCGGCGGCGGCGCGCGACGCAGCGCTTCGGCGACCGGGAGGTGCTGCGCACGCTCACCGCGGGACGCAGCGGGCCGTGGCGCGCGACCCGCGCGGTGTTGTTCGTGCTCGGCGTCGCGCTGGCCATCGTCGCGCTCGCCGGTCCGCAGTACGGGAGCCGCACGCGCATCCTGCGCAAGCGCGGCATCGACGTGGTGATCGCGCTCGACTTCTCCAAGAGCATGCTCGCGCGCGACGTCAGCCCGAGCCGCATCGAGCGCGCCAAGGCGGAGATCCTCCGGCTCCTCGCGGACCTGGACGGCGATCGCGTCGGCGTCGTCGCGTTCGCGGGCGAGTCGATGGAGTTCCCGATGACCACCGACTATCGGGCGCTCTCCCTGTTCTTCCGCGACCTCGGGCCCTACGACATGCCGGTGGGGGGCACCGCGATCGCCCGCGCGCTCATCACCAGCAAGCGCCTGCTCGAGCGCGCCGACGCCAACCGGCGGGACGCCCCGGACGCGACGCAGCGCTCGCGCGTGGTGATCCTGATGACGGACGGAGAGGACCACGAGGGTGACCCGGTCGAGGCGGCGCGGGAGCTGGCCGACGCGGGCATCACGGTGTTCACGGTGGGGATCGGATCGCGGTCCGGCGAGCCGATCCCGACCTACGCGCCCGACGGAACCTTCACCGGGCACCTGCGAGACCAGGACGGGAACGTCGTGCTCAGCGCGCTGACCGAGGAGAACGAGGCGCAGCTCACCGAGGTCGCCGAGGCCACCGGCGGGCGCTACTTCCGCGCGCCACGCGGCCAGGTCGGCGTCGACCAGATCCGCAGGCAGCTCCGCTCGATGCAGCAGAGCGAGAGCGAGGCCCGTCGCGTGACCGTGCACGAGGCCCGCTTCGCGCTGGTCCTGTTCCCTGCCTTCTTGCTGCTCCTGCTCGAGGCGCTGCTCCCGGACGCGTGGATCGGCCGGCGCCGCGCCGCGCCGCCGCCCGAGAACCGACGACGAAAGCGAGGTCGGCGATGAGCCGCGTCGTGATCCTCTCCCTCTTCCCCTTCGCCGCTCTTCTGCTCGCCGCGCCGGGGAGCGCGGTGGCCTGGGATCCCTTCCTCGTGCCGAACGATCACGTCGAGGACGGCAACGCGCGCATGGTGGACGACGACCCGCAAGGCGCCCTGCACCACTACGAGCAGGCGGCGCGTCAGCTCCCGAACGAGCCGGGCGTGCACCTCAACCGGGGCCTCGCGCTGCTCGACGCGGGGGAGCTCGATCGGGCGCTCGAGGCGTTCGAGGTCGCGGCCGAGCCCGGGGGTCCGCGGGAGATCCGCGCGGACGCCTTCTACGACATGGGGCTGGTGTACTACCAGCAGGGCGACGCGGCCGCCTCCGAGGAGAACCACGAGGAGGCGCAGCGCCTCTTCCGGGAGGCGGCCGAGCGCTTCCGCCAGTCGCTCCGGCAGCGGCCCGGTAACACCGACGCGGGCTGGAACCTCGAGCTCGCGCTCCGCCGACTCCACGAGGAGGAGGAGGCGCAGGAGCAGCAAGAGGAGCAGGAGCAGCAGGACCAGGATCAACAGAACCAGGATCAGCAGAACCAGGACCAGCAGAACCAGGATCAGCAGAACCAGGATCAGCAGAGCCAGGATCAGCAGGACGGAGAGCCGGAGGATCAGCAGGAGGACGGGTCCGACGGGAGCGACGACGAGCAGCCCTCGGACGAGCCGCCGCCCGACGAGCAAGAGGGCGAGGGAGGCCAGGGCGACCGGCCCGGCGAAGAGGAGCCCGAGCAGCAGCCCTCGACCGACGGGACACGCGACGCCCTGCCGCAGGAGCATCGACGGGTGCTCGACGCCCTCCAGGACGGCGAAGACAACCTCGAGCGACACCGGGCGCGCAGCCGCGCGGCCCAGGAGCGGCGACGCGTGGAGCAGGACTGGTGAGGCGACGTCTCCTCGTCCTCGCGCTCGGCGCGTGTCTCGCCAGCTCCGCCTCGGCTCAGTCGCCGAGCGGCGAGATCACCATGACCGCCGACCGCGCGCAGGTGGAGGTGGGCGGCATCTTCCAGCTCCGGATCACCGCGACGGTGGTGGGCGGCCAGGCGCAGCTCGCGCCGCCCGAGCTCGCGTCGTTCGACGTGATCGGCCGGTCCGTCTCCAGCGGCTCGCTCAACCGGGGGATGCAGCGCGAGTCGCGCCTGACCCAGACCTTTCAGCTGCGCGCGCGCGAGCCCGGCGTCTTTCAGGTGGGCCCCGCGACCATCGACTTCGGGGGCGGTACGCGCATCGAGTCGAACGTGCTGCAGATCACCGTGGGCGGCGGGCTCCAGGCGGGGCAGACCCCCGGGGCGGGCGGGACCCCCGGTTTGCCCCCGGCCAACCTGCCCTCCGCGAACCACGTGGACGGCATGGCGTTCTCGCAGAACGGCTTCCTGCGCACCTGGGTCGACGACGCGGAGCCCTACGTCGGACAGCAGGTCAACGTCACGGTCTATCTCTATATGCGCGGGCCCCTGCGCGCGTCGCCCGCCATCACGCGCGAGGCGACCACGGACGGCTTCTGGACGCGCGATCTGCTGCCGCCGAGCCGCTCGCTCGACGCGAGGCAACAGACCCTCCAGGGGCTGACGTTCCAGGTCTACACCCTGCGCCACGTCGCGGCGTTCCCGCTCCAGTCCGGCGCGCTGACCATCGGCGCGCCGGCGATGGAGGTCCGCAACGCCGGCATCTGGAGCCTGCTCGGCGGCGGCGGGAACGAGCCGATGCGCCTCGAGGGCATCCCGGTGACCGTCAACGTGCGTCCCTTGCCCGAGGCTGGCCGCCCCGACGGTGAGGTGCACGTCGGCGCGCTGACGCTCGGCGCCGAGCTCGACCGGACCCAGGTCGGGACGGGCGACGCGGTGACCCTGACCGTCCAGGCGGAGGGGCGCGGGGCCATCGAGCAGGTCCGCATCCCCGACCCGAGCGGCGCCGGCCTGCGCGTCCTCTCCCCCGAGATCCGCGACTCGGTCAGCACCCCCGGCGGCGTCGTGCGCGGGACGCGGATCTATCGCTGGCTCATCGTGCCGGAGGAGCCGGGGACGTTCACGCTCGGGCCCTTCGAGGTCCCCGTGTTCGACCCCGAGACGGGGCAATACAGCGTGGCGCGTGCGCCGGAGATCACGCTCACCGCGGCCGGCAACGCCGCGGCCACGGCGCCCGACCCCGACGCGCCAGAGCCGGACGCGGACGCGAGCGGCCCGGACGCCGACGCGCCGAGCTTCGGGCCGATCCACACGCGCAGCGAGCTGACCCGCAGCTACGCGACCCTCGTCGACCGCGGCTGGTACCGGGGGCTGCTCGCGCTCGGACCCCTCTTGCTCCTCGTCGGCCTCGGGGTGCGCACGTGGCGGCGCCGCGCGGCGTCGGACGATCCCTCGAGGGCGCCACGGCGCGCGCGGCGTGCGGCCCGCGCGCGATTGAAGGCGGCGCGCGCGCACGCCGAGGCGAACGAGCCGCGCGCGTTCTACGCGGCGGTGGGCGCGGCCCTCAAGGACGTGCTCGAGGCGCGTCTGGGGCAGCCGGTCGGGAGCCTCACCCACGCGGAGCTGTCCGCGCTGCTCACGCGACGCGGGATGGACGCCGAGACGACGAGCGCGCTGGTCGACGAGCTCGAGGGCTGCGACTTCGCGCGGTTCAGCGCGGCGGGAGTGGAGGCGCGCGAGATGGAAGAGTGTTTGACGCGGACCCGCGCGCTGCTCGCGAAGCTCGACCGCTTCACCCCGACCGCGGAGGACGACGCGTGAGGCGCGGCGCGCTCAGCCTGACCGCGCTCGCGGTGGCCCTCCTGGCGCTCCCCGCGACCACGCGCGCGGACAGCCTGGAGGAGATCTTCGACCGGGCGAACCACGCCTACTTCCAGGGCGACTACGAGGGCGCGGCCGACGGCTACCGCGAGCTGCACGGGCTCGGCGTGGTCGATCCGGACGTCGCCTTCAACCTCGCCACGGCGGAGGCGCGGCGGGGGCGGTACGGCACCGCCATCCAGCACTTCGAGCGCGCCCTCTGGCTCCGGCCTGGCGACGAGGACGCGCGCGAGGGGCTCGAGTCGGCGCGAGCCGCGGTCGGCGCCCGGCGCGCCAACGCGCAGGGAGAGGCGGAGGTCGACGAGGGGCCCCCGCTCGGCGAGGCGCTCTTCGGGGGGTTGTCCCGCGACCTGCTCGCGCTGCTGACGCTGCTGTCGTCGCTCGCCCTCTTCGGCGCGCTCACCGCGCTCCTCTTCGTGCGGCGGGAGAGCGTGCGCCTGGGCCTCGGCATCGCCGCGCCGCTGATGGGGCTCGTGCTGCTCGTCAGCGGCGCCGGCATGGTGATCCGGAACGGCTGGCTGGAAGAGGGCGAGCCCGCCGTGGTGCTGGCGGAGCGTGTCCCCCTGCGCGAGGGCCCGGAGGCGGAGGCCTCCGAGCGCCACCAGGCGCGCGAGGGACAGCGCGCCTGGATCCTCGACGACGGCGAGGACGGCTGGCTGCTCGTGCGCGTGCCGAGCGTGGGCGAAGGCTGGGCGCAGGCGGACGCGATCGGCGCCGTCCGGCCCTGACCGGACGGGCCTGAGCGGACGGGCTTTCGGAGCCTACTTCGAGAGCACGAGCCTACTTCGAGAGGACCTTGCGAATGCGATCGTCGAGGTCTTCGAACTCGAAGGGCTTGTCGAGGTACTCGTCCGCGCCGTAGAGGGGCGAGGTCATCTCGTTGAGTCGCTCGCCGATGCCGGTGAGCATGATGACCGACGTGCTGGAGAGGCTGTCGTCCTCGCGGATCGCGCGGCAGACCTCCCAGCCGGTCATGCCGGGCATCATCACGTCGAGGATGACCAGGTCCGGCTTCTCGCGGCGCGCGACCTTCAGCGCCTCTTCGCCGTCGGACGCCTCCAGGATCTTCATGTCGTGCGTCTTCAAGTGGCGCGTGACGAGGCCGAGGATCTCGACGTCATCGTCCGCCACGAGGACGGTCTTCTCCGACAGGTCTTGACTCATGTGAAGCGCTCCCTTTGAACGGGCGGCGCCATGGTCACCGGCGGCGGGCCCGGATGTCAATGGGCGCCTGTCGAAGGGTACTGTCGATGGGTACTGTCGATGGGAGAGCGGGGCAGGGAGCTCACTCGTCCTCGTCGACCGCGGTCCGCCGGCCGAGCTGCGCGCGGCGGCTGCTCGCCTCCCGGTACACCGAGCTCGACGGGGGCACCATCAACAGGACGCGCCCGTAGACCCCCATGGCGCGGGCCGGCGGCGCGTTCCGCGCCTCGATCATCATGCCGCGGGCCTGCGCCTCGCACCCCGACGCCATCTGGCGAGCCTCGGGGTTGCGCGCGTCCACCCGGAGCGCCTGGCGCACCGCCGAGCACGAGCCCACCGGGTTGCTGCGCTGACGCCGCGCGTCGGCCAGATACGCGCTCACCACGTGCGGGCGCATCCGGTCGCGGTACTGACCGTTGCGCGCGATCTGCCGGTCGAGCGCCATCGCCTGCTCCATCTGCGGCCGCACGCTCGCCGCGAAGCGAGCGGACGAGACCCGGCGCCAGAGCGAGCCGAAGCGCTCGATGCGGCCCGCGAGCGTGGTCAGATCGTTGCGGTCCGCGCCGTTCGCCGACGTGGCCAGCGAGCGCGCGGTCGACGCCGCGCGCGCGAAGTCCCCGGCCAGGTAGGGGGTGACGATCGCGCTGCGATCGACCGAGCGCCCGCGGCGCGACCCGCGGCTCGGGCGCCCGCGCCGGGGCCCACGCCGGCCTCGCGTCGCGGCGCTCGGGCGCGCGTCGTCCGTGTCTTCCTCGGCCTCCGCGGCCTCTTCTTCCGCCGCCGCCTCGGCCTCCGCTTCGGCCTCCGCTTCGGCCTCGGCCTCCGCGGCCACGTCCTCCCCGGTCCGCATCTGGATCTCGTTCTCGAACGCGCGCACGAGCGCGCTCTGCGCGTCGATGTTGCGCGCCTGACCGAGCCGCGCGCGGGCGCCCTCGCGATCCCCCTCGAGCAAGGCCCGCCGACCCGCCTCGATGTGGGTGCGCACCTGCGCGGTGCGGCCCTGCTGCGCGACCCGGCGCGCCTCCGACGCCAAGGGGCTGTCCTCCGGGACCGAGGTCGCGAGGCTGATGGCGCGGTTGTCGTCGCCGGACTCGAGCGCGGCCCGCGCCTGCGCGATGGACCGAGCGTGCGTCCGCGCCTGCGCGATGCGCCCGAGGTAGTCGGTGGCCCGCGGGTTCTCGCCTTCCTCGATCGCCTCCCGGAACGCGCCCTCGGCTTCGTCCCACTGGTGCGCCTGGTAGGCGCGAACCCCGCGGTCGTAGGCGGAGTCGGCGTCGACGAGGGTGACCGCGTCGGGCTCGTCCTCTTGCGAGGCGCGCAGCGCGAGCAGCGCCACCGCCGCGCCGAACATGGCCAGGAGCAGCGCCCCGGCCAGGAGGATCGCCACGAACACCGGGCGGGGCAGGACGATCGCGCCCGTCTTGGGCGGAGGCCGCGAGTGCGGCGCGAGCGTGTCGGAGGGCGTCAGCTCGGGGCTGTAGCCAGGACCGTTCGGGATCGCGAAGGGGTCCGACGGCGTGCCCATCATGGCGGGCGGCGGGAGGCTGCCCCCGAGGTGGCTCTCGTCGGTGTTGGCGTCGGGCGCGCGCGGGTCGTGCGCGGCGAAGCTGGCTCCGGGGGTGCGGACCACGAGGGTGGTCTCGCCGAGCTCGATCCGATCGCCCTCCGCGAGGGTCGCCGTGCTGACCTTCTTGCCGTTGAGCTGGGTGCCGTTGCCGCTCCCGAGATCTTTGAGGATGAGCTCGTTGCCCTCGCGGATGATGCGCATGTGGCGCCGCGAGACCGCGACGTCGGCGAGGATCACGTCGTTGTCGATGCCGCGCCCGACGCCGTTCTCGCCGTCCTGCAGCACGAACTCGCGCCCCTCGTCGGCGCCCTTCTCGACCAGGAGGAAAGGCTGGCCGGGCGGGTTCTCGAGGATCGCGGTGCTCGCCTCGGCGAGCAGGTGGCTGTCGTCGATGCGGGTGGTCTCGCCCTCGAGCTCGTCCTCGAACTCCGCGAACGCGTCGGACGTGTTCCCCGGCTCGGGCGGCGGCGGCATGTCCAGCGCGTCGTCCTCCAGCCCGGGCGAGGCGCTCGAGCTGGGGAGGGTGCGGATGTCGCTGGTCTCGTGCATCGCGGGAAAACTGCGTCCCGGCGGGGGGGGCACCACGACGGGCGCGGGCCCGGCGTCCTCGGGCAGATCGGTCTCTTTGCTCAGACGGTCTCCGAGGCGGTCCACGTAGGCGTCGCCCCGGTTCGATTCGCCCGGCGCGGGCTTCGCGGCCGCGGTGCCTGGATCGGGCTCGTCGGCGCCGGGCTTGCCAGCGCCAGACGCGCCCGACGCCGCGCCACCCGAACCGGGCCGACCGGCCCCGGGAGCCGCGTGCTTCTGGGAGCCCGTGGTCATGCCCGAATACCTCGGGACAGGGTACTTCACGGGTCTTCCCCCCACAAGCGAGGGCGCGGAGGGGTGTTATGCTCCCGGCCCATTCGCGCCGCCGCGACGCATGCCTACGGAAACACTTCAGGATTTCGGGCCCTACCGCATCGTCGAGAGGATCGCGACCGGCGGCATGGCGGAGATCTATCTGGCCCGCCAGAGGGGCATGGAGGGGCTCGAGCGCGACGTCATCCTGAAGCGGATCCTCGCGGGGCGCGCGGACGACGACGAGTTCATCACGATGTTCCTGGACGAGGCGCGGCTCCTCGCCGCCCTCTCCCATCCCCACATCGCGCAGGTCTTCGATCTGGGACAGGTCGAGGGCGCCTACTACCTCTCCATGGAGTACATCCGGGGCCCGACCCTCGGGAGGCTCCTGGCGTCGGTCCGCGCGAAAGGCGAGCGGCTCCCGCGGAGGGAGGCCCTCGGCATCGGCCTCGCCATCGCGGAGGCCCTCCACTACGTGCACGAGCGCCGCGACGAGGTCGGCCGCTCGCTCGACATCGTGCACCGCGACCTCAACCCCGCGAACGTGCTCGTCAGCTACGACGGCGCCGTCAAGCTCATCGACTTCGGCATCGCGAAGGCGGCGACCAAGGTCTACGAGACGCGGGCCGGGGTCATCAAGGGCACGTATGGCTACATCGCGCCCGAGCAGCTGATCGGCACGACCAAGGTCGACCGCCGCGCCGACGTCTTCGCGCTCGGGATCCTGCTCTACGAGATGTGCGTGGGGGCGCACCCCTTCGACGTCAGCGACGAGCCCAACCTGATCGACCGCATCCTCGAGGCCCGATACCGCCGACCGCGCGACGTGCAGAGCGACATCCCGCGTGACCTCGACCGGCTGATCGCGAGCTGCCTGACGCCGCACCCGGAGGGGCGCCCCGACGACGTGGGGGTGCTCATCGAGGCGCTCGCGAAGCACCTGGGCGAGCAGGGCATGGTGCCCACGCAGACCGGCCTCGCGCGCCTCGCCCGCACCCTCGTCCCGGACGACGCGGGGCCCAAGCCGCTCCGCCAGCTCACCTCTCAGATGGCCGCGCGGCGCCCCTTCGCCGCGGAGCCGGGCGGGACGCGCAAGCTCGCGCTCGGCCGGCCCAAGGGCGAGAGCACCCGCAAGACGGAAGTCGCGCGCCCTTCGCAGCCGCCGCTCGAGCCGTGGCGCGACGTGGACGACCTCGACGACGAGCCGCTCACGATCGCGAGCGTGCGGGACGATCTCACGGGGACCGAGGCGATGCTCTCGCTGCCCGCGCCCGACGCCCACCTGCGCGCGGAGGCGGAAGAGGAGGAGGCCCCGACCCGCCTGATGAGCCTCGACGACCCCCGCATCAGCGCGCCGCCGCCGGCCATGGGGTTCCAGCACGAGGCGCACGAGGAGACCTACGTGCCCGTGGAGCGCCGCGCGAGGCGTCGCTTCCCGGTCGCGCTGGCGGCGGGGGTCGCCGCGGTCTCGCTCGGCGCCCTCGGCGCGGGCGCCTTCTTCGCCATGCGCGCCTTCCGCGCCGACCCCGCCCCCGAGCGCACCTTGAGCACGATCGCGCCCGTCGAGGTCGCGGTCGACGCCGGGGCGCCCGAGCCGGCCACGCTCCGGGTGATCAGCGAGCCGCCCGGAGCGACGGTCAGCGTCGACGGAGAGCTGCGCGACGGCGTCACGCCGATGGAGCTCGAGCTCGCGTCCGACACGCGTCAGGTGTGGATGCGATTGTCGCTCGACGGTTTCATCATGCAGGAGCGCGAGGTCTCCGCCGCCGTGGGCGAGGCGCGCTTCGTCCTGCGGCCGATGGAGCTCGACGCGGGACCGCTCGATGCGGGCCTCGAGGACGCGGGGCAGGCCGAGGTCGACGCGGGCCGCCCCACCCGGCGCCGGCGTCGCCGCGCCCGTTCTCGCCGACGCCGCTGAGCGCGCGGCGCCCCGGCTGCTATCCTGGCGGCCTGTCCGACGACATCCCAGCGCCTCTGCCGCCCTGTCTCTCGTGCGGCGCGTGCTGCTTCTCCACGCTCGAGCGCTACGTGCGCGTCACGGGCGACGATCACGCGCGACTCGGCGAGCGCGCGGACGAGCTGTCCCGCTTCGACGGGCACCGCGCCTACATGCGCATGATCGACGGGCACTGCGTCGCGCTGCGCGTCCAGGGCGCGCGCGGAGAGCTCCGCTGCGACGCCTACGCCATCCGCCCGGACATCTGCCGTGACCTCGCGCGGTCGTCGGACGCGTGCCTGGGGGAGCGGGCGACCAAGTCCGAGCGGCCCCTGATCGCGCTGCGGCGCGCCGCCCTCACCTGACCGCGCCGCTCGCCCAGGGCGGACTCTCCAGCACGCGCCGGAAGAGCGCGCGCCAGGTCGTCCAGTCGTGGTTGCCGGGGACCACGATCGCGGGTCCCGCCATCATCGACGGGTCCAGCACGTCGGCGTGGGCGCGCCAGCGGTCGTCGGCCCCGACCCCGAGGTACAGCTCCGGGCCGCCGCCCTCACGATCGCGGAGCCACGTGAGCACGCCGATGGTGGCGTCGCGGAGCTGCGGGTTCCGGTGATCGATCGCGGGCGGGGTCCAGCGGGACAGCCCGCCGGCTTCGTGCACCGCGCGCACCACGGACTCGTCGCCGAGCCAGGGTGAGAGGAGCACGATCCCGCGGATCCGCCCTGGACGCGCGCGCGCGAGCAAGAGCGCGCCGAGCCCACCCATCGAGACGCCCACCAGCCAGATCTCGTCGTAGCCGCGCGCGTCCGCCATGCGCAGCACGTCCGCCTCGAGCCGCTCCTGGATGGCCCCGCGCTGGTAGTAGCCGACGTGGCTGTCGACCACGAGGAGGTCGCACCGGTCCGACGCCCCCATCGCGTCGTCCACCAGACCGTGCTCGAAGAACTGGTCCGGGATGTCGAAGAGCCCGGGCAGCATCACCACCAGGCAGGCCTGGCGCGCGGGCGGACGCACGCGCACCTCGCGCGACCGCATCGGCGCGACCGGATCGCGGAAGAAATACGTCGCCGATCGAACCAGACACCCGCTCAGGGTGAGGGCCACGAGCACGATCGGCGCGAGGCGCAGCACTAGCCCCCAATCCAGCGCCTCGTTCCACGATGC
It contains:
- a CDS encoding alpha/beta hydrolase — encoded protein: MLRLAPIVLVALTLSGCLVRSATYFFRDPVAPMRSREVRVRPPARQACLVVMLPGLFDIPDQFFEHGLVDDAMGASDRCDLLVVDSHVGYYQRGAIQERLEADVLRMADARGYDEIWLVGVSMGGLGALLLARARPGRIRGIVLLSPWLGDESVVRAVHEAGGLSRWTPPAIDHRNPQLRDATIGVLTWLRDREGGGPELYLGVGADDRWRAHADVLDPSMMAGPAIVVPGNHDWTTWRALFRRVLESPPWASGAVR